The proteins below are encoded in one region of Polynucleobacter sp. AP-Elch-400A-B2:
- a CDS encoding chaperone modulator CbpM, whose protein sequence is MTQTQITWITGSVVEEEVHMSIVEISQATRAPEDLIMSWVSEGVLSPAGSSPEDWRFSGESLKRAKTAAHLTHDLDLNTPGVALALDLLDEISRLRNQLLRENIS, encoded by the coding sequence ATGACACAAACACAAATCACCTGGATTACAGGTAGCGTTGTTGAAGAAGAAGTACATATGAGTATTGTGGAAATTTCACAAGCGACACGCGCACCAGAGGATCTCATCATGTCTTGGGTCTCCGAGGGCGTTCTTAGTCCTGCGGGCTCATCCCCAGAGGACTGGCGCTTTAGTGGGGAGTCCCTTAAGCGCGCAAAGACTGCTGCTCATCTAACTCATGATCTAGACCTCAATACTCCTGGAGTCGCTTTAGCACTAGATCTTCTAGACGAAATCAGTCGTCTTCGCAATCAATTGCTTCGTGAAAATATTAGCTAA
- a CDS encoding ATP-binding cassette domain-containing protein, which translates to MALIVLTDAKLAFGHVDLLANTAFSLESGERVGLIGRNGTGKSSLLKILAGIEKMDDGLLQYQQGLRIAYVPQEPIFEAEETVFDAVSKGVAQAKALREEYEALSIGEWDDAAHHRLDEVQSQLEALSGWNWEQRVHETLDRLHLEAELKINTLSGGTKKRVALARALVEMPDVLLLDEPTNHLDLDSISWLEDLLKEYQGSVILITHDRAFLDNVCTQIVELDRGILRTYPGNFSAYEVLKDQEMNSESLANARADKLLAQEEVWIRKGVEARRTRSVARIARLENLRATRSQRRDAVGQVKLAVSAGDRSGKIVADLQNVSKSYERPIVTDFTATILRGDKVGLLGPNGAGKTTLLKLILGTIAPDSGTATMGTRIEVAYFDQMREGLDLNASLEDYISPGSEWIEINGNKKHVKSYLSDFLFAPERTNSPVSTLSGGERNRLLLARLFARPANVLVLDEPTNDLDIDTLDLLEQLLQDYKGTVFLVSHDRYFLDNVVTSIIANEGDGFWREYEGGYEDWKIQKARSDKIRAANGGLKAAEKSEAKPEAKVESKPVAVKTGVSKLNGKERQELEVLPLQIETLETEQADIGIAMSNPDLYKNEPELAASMQARLSEITADLDVKLQRWELLLSRSES; encoded by the coding sequence ATGGCTTTAATCGTACTCACTGATGCAAAACTGGCTTTTGGCCACGTTGACCTCCTCGCAAACACTGCTTTCTCACTGGAATCTGGGGAGCGGGTTGGCTTAATTGGCCGTAATGGCACTGGCAAATCTTCTTTATTGAAGATCTTGGCTGGCATAGAAAAAATGGATGATGGCTTGCTGCAATATCAGCAAGGTCTCCGCATTGCCTATGTTCCACAGGAGCCTATCTTTGAAGCTGAGGAAACCGTCTTTGATGCCGTATCTAAGGGCGTAGCGCAAGCCAAAGCCCTGCGTGAAGAATATGAAGCCCTTAGCATTGGAGAGTGGGACGATGCCGCTCACCATCGCTTAGATGAAGTGCAGTCACAACTCGAAGCCTTAAGCGGTTGGAATTGGGAGCAACGCGTTCATGAAACGCTAGATCGTCTGCACCTAGAAGCTGAGCTCAAGATTAATACTTTATCGGGCGGAACCAAAAAGCGGGTTGCTCTTGCTCGTGCGCTGGTAGAGATGCCAGATGTATTGCTACTAGATGAGCCTACTAACCATTTAGATTTAGATTCGATTTCTTGGTTGGAAGATTTATTGAAGGAGTACCAAGGCTCTGTGATTTTGATTACCCATGATCGCGCTTTCTTGGATAACGTCTGCACGCAGATTGTTGAACTCGATCGCGGTATCTTGCGTACCTACCCAGGAAATTTCTCGGCCTATGAGGTATTAAAAGATCAGGAAATGAATTCAGAATCTTTGGCTAATGCACGTGCAGATAAGTTACTTGCCCAAGAAGAGGTCTGGATTCGCAAAGGCGTTGAGGCCAGGCGCACTCGCAGCGTTGCTCGTATTGCACGCCTAGAAAATCTTCGTGCTACTCGCTCACAAAGACGTGATGCTGTTGGGCAAGTCAAGCTTGCAGTTTCAGCGGGAGACAGAAGCGGCAAGATTGTTGCTGATCTACAAAATGTTTCTAAGTCATACGAGCGCCCGATTGTGACGGATTTCACAGCAACAATTTTGCGTGGTGATAAAGTGGGGCTTCTGGGCCCTAACGGCGCTGGTAAGACTACGCTCTTGAAGTTGATCCTCGGAACGATTGCTCCGGACTCTGGAACGGCAACGATGGGTACTCGTATTGAGGTGGCCTATTTTGATCAAATGCGTGAAGGTCTCGATCTCAACGCTTCGCTTGAAGATTACATCAGCCCAGGTAGCGAGTGGATTGAAATCAACGGCAATAAAAAACATGTCAAGAGTTATCTAAGTGATTTCTTGTTTGCGCCGGAGCGTACTAATTCACCGGTAAGCACTTTGTCTGGTGGCGAGCGTAACCGCTTATTATTGGCACGCTTATTTGCACGTCCTGCGAACGTCTTGGTTTTGGATGAGCCAACTAATGACTTGGATATCGACACCTTAGACTTGCTTGAGCAACTGCTCCAAGACTATAAGGGCACCGTGTTCTTGGTCAGTCATGATCGCTACTTCTTGGATAACGTGGTTACCAGCATCATCGCAAATGAGGGTGATGGATTTTGGCGCGAATATGAGGGTGGTTACGAAGACTGGAAGATTCAGAAGGCGCGCTCAGACAAGATTCGTGCAGCTAACGGTGGCCTGAAGGCTGCTGAGAAATCCGAAGCAAAACCAGAAGCAAAGGTTGAATCAAAACCCGTAGCTGTAAAAACTGGAGTAAGCAAGCTCAATGGTAAGGAGCGGCAGGAATTAGAAGTCCTGCCTTTGCAGATCGAAACTTTGGAGACGGAGCAGGCTGATATTGGGATTGCCATGAGTAATCCAGATCTTTACAAGAATGAACCTGAATTAGCGGCGAGCATGCAAGCGCGCTTATCAGAAATCACTGCCGATCTAGATGTCAAACTACAGCGCTGGGAGCTGCTCTTAAGCCGCTCAGAGTCTTAA
- a CDS encoding phage holin family protein: protein MMGNLVPFLVQWGLTSLSLWVASYLFSGLRFADGGSLLIAALLLGFANAVVKPLLILLTLPLTVLTMGLFLLVVNALVLMLVSSVVSGFTISSFWTAFFASIFISLFSLFISGILF, encoded by the coding sequence ATCATGGGTAACTTGGTACCGTTTTTAGTCCAATGGGGCTTAACTTCCCTATCTCTTTGGGTTGCCAGCTATCTATTTAGCGGCTTACGCTTTGCAGATGGTGGCTCACTCTTGATTGCTGCTCTACTGCTGGGGTTTGCCAATGCGGTAGTGAAGCCTTTATTAATTCTTCTCACGCTGCCACTGACTGTCCTCACGATGGGATTGTTTTTGCTGGTAGTGAACGCCTTAGTGCTGATGCTGGTGTCTTCAGTAGTGAGTGGCTTTACGATTTCTAGCTTCTGGACCGCGTTCTTTGCCAGCATCTTTATTTCATTATTCAGCCTCTTTATCAGCGGAATACTGTTTTAA
- a CDS encoding SlyX family protein has product MTEDRITNLEIKLSFTEDLIDQLNQTIYKQQQQIEFLYRELKSIKEQASNGDGVGNSSPKDEIPPHY; this is encoded by the coding sequence ATGACTGAAGATCGCATCACCAACCTAGAAATTAAACTCAGCTTTACTGAAGACTTGATTGATCAACTCAATCAAACGATCTACAAGCAACAGCAACAAATTGAATTTTTGTATCGTGAGCTTAAATCCATCAAGGAACAGGCTAGCAACGGGGATGGCGTGGGTAATAGCAGCCCTAAAGATGAAATCCCTCCGCATTATTAA
- a CDS encoding putative toxin-antitoxin system toxin component, PIN family yields MRPVVLDTNILLDIFVFNDERAHHLKKVLFDKTTHFVASQKTIEEFADVISRPLFKLDEQTQVAILAQWQSIVEQQDDSNLAPAPWTCQDPDDQIFLDLAYQLRPSILISKDNVVLQTASRAASEDILITSDYNAFRL; encoded by the coding sequence ATGAGGCCCGTAGTTTTAGACACCAATATCTTGCTAGATATTTTTGTCTTTAATGACGAGAGAGCCCATCATTTAAAGAAAGTGCTTTTTGATAAAACAACACACTTCGTAGCTAGTCAAAAAACTATTGAAGAGTTTGCTGATGTTATCTCGCGCCCTCTCTTTAAACTGGATGAACAAACTCAAGTAGCTATTCTGGCTCAATGGCAATCAATCGTAGAGCAGCAGGATGATTCCAATTTAGCTCCTGCACCCTGGACATGCCAGGACCCGGATGATCAGATCTTTCTAGATCTAGCCTATCAACTGAGGCCCTCAATACTCATTAGTAAAGATAACGTAGTACTTCAAACCGCCAGCAGAGCGGCCTCGGAAGACATTCTCATTACCAGCGATTACAACGCTTTTAGGCTGTAG
- a CDS encoding helix-turn-helix transcriptional regulator, which yields MTKISNLHKKWIKNPDYKEAYDESRVEFEIAKEVIEARMKSGLSQEELAALMSTSQSAIARLESGVSLPSLRTLTKLAAATNTHIEIHFKPIKNSKQKLAA from the coding sequence ATGACTAAGATCTCAAATTTACATAAAAAGTGGATTAAAAATCCAGATTACAAAGAAGCTTACGACGAATCTCGTGTGGAATTTGAGATTGCGAAGGAAGTTATTGAGGCCCGCATGAAGAGTGGGCTATCCCAAGAGGAGCTAGCCGCACTGATGAGCACTTCCCAATCCGCAATTGCAAGACTTGAGAGTGGAGTTAGCCTCCCCTCCCTAAGAACCTTGACTAAATTGGCGGCCGCCACAAATACGCATATTGAAATCCACTTTAAGCCAATTAAAAATTCAAAGCAAAAATTAGCTGCTTAG
- a CDS encoding alpha/beta hydrolase codes for MTALPCIEIETAPNPSTAVIWLHGLGADGNDFVPIIPQLNLSECPAIRFVFPSAPSMAVTVNGGYVMPAWYDITGRTINDREDLAGIHKSAAAISELIEREASRGIAYEKIVLAGFSQGCAMSLQVGLRFPHRLAGIMALSGYLPLANSLALERSEANSKTPIYMAHGIWDTVITLERAEASADTLEKLGYQVDWNTYPMEHSLHPDELVDISRFLTMVLSKS; via the coding sequence ATGACTGCATTGCCCTGTATTGAAATTGAAACCGCTCCCAATCCAAGTACTGCTGTCATTTGGCTGCATGGTCTAGGAGCTGATGGCAATGACTTTGTACCCATCATTCCTCAGCTCAATCTTTCCGAGTGCCCTGCTATTCGATTTGTTTTTCCAAGCGCGCCCTCGATGGCTGTCACAGTCAATGGTGGCTACGTGATGCCAGCCTGGTATGACATTACAGGGAGAACTATCAACGACCGCGAAGATCTTGCTGGTATTCACAAATCAGCAGCAGCAATCTCTGAGTTAATTGAACGAGAGGCTAGTCGTGGGATTGCCTATGAAAAAATTGTATTGGCTGGCTTCTCGCAGGGCTGTGCTATGTCTCTGCAAGTTGGTCTACGTTTTCCACATAGATTGGCCGGCATCATGGCGCTGTCAGGTTATTTGCCTTTAGCAAATTCGCTGGCCCTCGAGAGAAGCGAGGCCAATAGTAAGACGCCTATTTACATGGCACATGGTATTTGGGATACGGTGATCACTCTCGAGCGCGCAGAAGCCTCAGCCGATACTCTGGAAAAATTAGGCTATCAGGTGGATTGGAACACTTACCCGATGGAACACTCTCTTCATCCAGATGAGCTGGTAGATATCTCCAGGTTTTTGACTATGGTGCTGAGCAAGTCATAA
- a CDS encoding ATP-binding protein, translating to MTCKLSPSAPRLILFAGHAGTGKTTLAKKALPLIVEKTGENFFFLDKDTVYGAYSAHVMELTTNNPNDRDSPFYLQNLRDWEYAGLIAIAKENLQLGVNVILVGPFSSEIQSGRMFKPEELGVPSVSSIRIAWIDLDESEAKSRMERRADPRDEYKLQHWDEYTKRRVEPPEHAAIQRFDNLHFDETQFEKLIDHLIN from the coding sequence ATGACCTGCAAGCTCAGCCCTAGCGCTCCACGACTTATTCTCTTTGCCGGCCATGCGGGCACCGGCAAAACCACTTTAGCTAAAAAAGCACTGCCCCTCATTGTTGAGAAGACTGGGGAAAACTTTTTCTTTCTAGATAAAGATACGGTATATGGCGCCTACAGTGCCCATGTCATGGAGCTGACTACCAACAACCCCAATGATCGAGATAGCCCCTTCTATCTTCAAAACTTAAGGGATTGGGAATATGCAGGACTGATTGCTATCGCCAAAGAAAACCTACAGCTCGGGGTGAATGTCATCCTAGTGGGACCCTTCTCTAGTGAAATCCAAAGTGGTCGCATGTTTAAGCCCGAAGAGCTCGGTGTACCCAGCGTATCGAGTATCAGAATTGCCTGGATTGATTTAGACGAGAGCGAAGCTAAAAGTCGTATGGAGCGGCGTGCAGATCCGAGAGATGAATACAAACTACAGCACTGGGATGAATACACTAAGCGAAGAGTAGAGCCGCCAGAGCATGCTGCAATACAACGCTTTGATAATTTACATTTTGATGAAACTCAGTTTGAGAAATTAATCGATCACTTAATTAATTAA
- a CDS encoding type II toxin-antitoxin system RelE/ParE family toxin has product MTTWTVHTLNTTVDDELEALPVDIRSKFVRVSGLLEQFGPQNVGMLHIGSLGDKFWEIRVSGQDGIARGIYIYSSGKKIIVLHVFIKKTQKTPPAALQMATRRAKQAKLI; this is encoded by the coding sequence ATGACCACATGGACCGTACATACCCTTAACACCACAGTTGACGATGAGCTAGAGGCCCTGCCAGTAGATATTAGAAGTAAGTTTGTCAGAGTCTCTGGATTACTTGAGCAGTTTGGCCCCCAAAATGTTGGAATGCTTCACATCGGGTCTTTGGGTGATAAATTCTGGGAAATACGAGTCTCTGGTCAGGATGGAATTGCAAGAGGAATTTATATCTACTCCAGTGGGAAAAAAATAATCGTTCTACATGTATTTATTAAGAAGACTCAGAAAACTCCACCAGCAGCTTTGCAGATGGCGACAAGAAGAGCTAAACAGGCAAAGTTAATATGA
- a CDS encoding NAD(P)/FAD-dependent oxidoreductase: protein MIRITELRLPISHAPEALEEAILRRLNIQAQDLIRFDIFKRSYDARKNVALAFIYTVDLSVKNEEKLLKQFSNDIHIRPSPDMSYHFVANASQVEDESFERPVVIGFGPCGIFAALVLAQMGFKPIVLERGKPVRERTQDTWGLWRKNILNPESNVQFGEGGAGTFSDGKLWSQIKDPKFYGRKVIAEFIKAGAPEEIHYVAKPHIGTFRLVGVVERMRQEIIELGGEIRFSQKVVGFDIQDDQIAGVKIEGHPDLPANHVVLALGHSARDTFEALHAAGVYMEAKPFSVGFRIEHPQSLIDKARLGPHAGNELIGAADYKLVHHAKNGRAVYSFCMCPGGTVVAATSEPNRVVTNGMSQYSRNERNANAGIVVGITPDDYPGGPLAGIDFQRALESKAYDLGGSTYEAPGQLVGDFLAGKASTEFGSVIPSYKPGVHLTDLADALPPYAIEAIREAIPAFEKQIKGFSMKDAVLTGIETRTSSPLRITRGGNYQSLNIKGLYPAGEGAGYAGGILSAGVDGIKVAEAVALDYLSR from the coding sequence ATGATCCGTATTACCGAACTTCGCCTACCCATCAGCCATGCCCCCGAGGCATTGGAAGAGGCGATCTTACGGCGCTTAAATATCCAGGCTCAAGACTTGATTCGCTTTGATATTTTTAAGCGCAGCTACGACGCGAGAAAAAACGTGGCTCTGGCCTTTATCTATACGGTAGATCTATCAGTAAAGAATGAAGAAAAATTACTGAAGCAGTTTTCGAATGATATTCATATTCGACCATCACCGGATATGAGTTATCACTTTGTGGCCAACGCATCACAAGTAGAGGACGAAAGCTTTGAGCGACCTGTTGTCATCGGATTTGGCCCTTGTGGAATTTTTGCTGCCTTGGTGTTAGCGCAGATGGGTTTTAAGCCAATCGTATTAGAGCGCGGCAAACCCGTGCGTGAGCGCACCCAAGATACCTGGGGCCTGTGGCGTAAGAATATCCTCAATCCAGAATCCAATGTGCAATTTGGTGAGGGTGGAGCGGGTACGTTTTCTGATGGCAAGCTCTGGAGTCAAATTAAAGATCCAAAATTTTACGGTCGCAAAGTCATTGCTGAATTCATCAAAGCGGGCGCCCCCGAAGAAATTCATTATGTAGCTAAGCCACATATTGGAACCTTTCGCTTGGTAGGCGTTGTCGAAAGAATGCGTCAAGAAATTATTGAGCTTGGTGGAGAGATTCGTTTCTCACAAAAAGTGGTGGGCTTTGATATTCAGGATGATCAGATTGCGGGGGTAAAAATTGAAGGGCATCCTGATCTGCCTGCCAATCATGTCGTGCTAGCTTTAGGGCATAGCGCTCGTGATACCTTTGAGGCTCTTCATGCGGCAGGTGTTTATATGGAAGCCAAACCATTTTCTGTGGGCTTTCGTATTGAACATCCCCAATCCTTAATCGATAAAGCACGCTTAGGTCCCCATGCTGGTAACGAGTTGATTGGCGCAGCTGACTACAAATTAGTTCACCATGCTAAGAATGGCCGCGCCGTCTATAGCTTCTGTATGTGCCCTGGCGGAACGGTGGTTGCGGCTACCTCTGAACCTAATCGGGTTGTTACAAACGGCATGAGTCAGTACTCGCGTAACGAGCGCAATGCCAATGCGGGCATCGTTGTTGGTATTACTCCGGATGACTATCCCGGTGGTCCCTTGGCAGGCATCGATTTTCAGAGAGCCTTAGAGTCCAAGGCATATGACTTAGGTGGATCTACCTATGAAGCCCCTGGTCAATTAGTAGGTGATTTCTTGGCTGGTAAAGCCTCTACAGAATTTGGTTCGGTAATCCCATCTTATAAACCCGGCGTGCACCTGACAGATCTTGCTGATGCTTTGCCTCCTTATGCTATTGAAGCAATTCGCGAGGCGATCCCCGCTTTTGAGAAGCAGATTAAAGGCTTCTCAATGAAGGATGCAGTGCTGACTGGTATTGAAACGCGCACATCCTCACCATTACGCATTACTCGAGGTGGCAATTATCAGAGCTTAAATATCAAAGGTCTTTACCCTGCAGGTGAGGGTGCTGGCTATGCCGGGGGCATCCTATCAGCAGGAGTTGATGGCATTAAGGTAGCGGAAGCAGTTGCGCTCGACTATCTATCCAGGTAA
- a CDS encoding YaeQ family protein, producing the protein MALRATIHKVDLHVADSDRHYYGSHSLTIAKHPSETEERMMVRIIAFALQAQEELAFTKGLSDTDEPDLWIKDLTDAIKLWIEIGQPDERRILKACGRSDQVIVYCYGGHTSKIWWDGIANKLTRARNLQVISIPAEQAKELDKLVERSMVLHVNIQDGEAYVSSDMGQVTITPEIWRNQQQ; encoded by the coding sequence ATGGCTCTACGCGCAACTATCCACAAAGTCGACCTTCACGTCGCTGACTCTGACCGCCACTATTACGGCAGTCACTCACTCACTATTGCTAAGCATCCTTCTGAAACCGAAGAGCGGATGATGGTACGCATCATTGCATTTGCCCTGCAAGCACAAGAAGAGTTGGCCTTCACTAAAGGCTTGAGTGATACCGATGAGCCCGACCTCTGGATAAAAGACCTCACGGATGCTATTAAGCTGTGGATTGAGATAGGCCAGCCAGACGAGAGACGTATTCTCAAAGCCTGCGGTCGATCCGATCAAGTCATCGTCTACTGCTATGGCGGACACACCAGCAAAATCTGGTGGGATGGCATTGCTAACAAATTGACTCGCGCCCGTAATCTTCAGGTGATCTCCATTCCAGCAGAGCAAGCTAAAGAACTGGATAAGCTAGTTGAGCGAAGTATGGTGCTGCATGTGAATATTCAAGATGGGGAAGCATATGTTTCTTCAGATATGGGACAAGTCACTATCACCCCAGAAATCTGGCGCAATCAACAGCAATGA
- a CDS encoding AsmA family protein — protein MSKLVKITISALGGVIILIAIGVWYAASTVDPVRLTKLLSSSVKTATGRDLKITGPVSLSFFPGISVAAEGLSLSNAFWASDADMLTLKRIDLNIKTLPLLSKRIEVGSVKLAGLELFLQKNGLGKANWDFSTDASREPPDIKSNTETSSVSDDFISMESVSIADAHIQYQDPSNAISSYQIGRLSLADSGDKTVLSLGMKLQEQALELSGKTGSLSRLLKQWNVSSAQFPIDLNLTMNGKSMIIKGEVSKTPKTPPTINLTLNSKAFDWPVLGASPNHPPLVVSGAKSAVVVHQTQKPQPKYLFSNESIPFNLLPQAKGEVVMNIGELNLPKRKPIENLQATLQLNGSVIDIPNLRLEMGKGSADLQIKLSELNTSTPALTARGVTKDFTLENLLARLDPGSKVSGGSMKMAFDVKTSGSSLHQMASNSNGKIQLSIHQARMGTNFLNDAGDFVVTLLDSMNPLRKKTSETVLECAVAYLSINNGQINIAKSVGIETDRLDVALAGSIDLKTEAINLTIDPKEKSGITTGLDLTGMVKMGGTLTNPQAGINQAGVVNSAVSIGLGFLTGGASILAENARSMTSKSHPCRDALHPWSDIYPGAE, from the coding sequence ATGAGTAAATTAGTCAAAATCACCATTAGTGCCCTTGGAGGCGTAATCATCCTAATTGCAATAGGAGTATGGTACGCAGCCTCAACGGTAGATCCAGTACGGCTGACCAAATTACTCTCTTCCTCTGTAAAGACTGCTACTGGCAGAGATCTCAAAATCACTGGGCCAGTCAGCTTAAGTTTTTTTCCGGGGATTTCTGTTGCTGCAGAGGGCTTAAGTCTGAGTAATGCATTTTGGGCATCTGATGCTGACATGCTGACCCTTAAGCGCATTGATTTAAATATTAAAACTCTGCCATTGCTGAGTAAGCGCATTGAGGTTGGCAGTGTGAAGCTTGCTGGCCTGGAGCTCTTTCTTCAAAAAAATGGGCTTGGTAAAGCGAATTGGGATTTTAGTACGGACGCCTCCAGGGAGCCTCCTGATATTAAAAGTAATACAGAAACCTCATCTGTTAGTGATGATTTTATTTCCATGGAGAGTGTTTCGATTGCAGATGCTCACATTCAGTATCAAGATCCTTCAAATGCCATATCGAGTTATCAAATTGGGCGTTTATCCTTGGCAGACAGCGGCGATAAAACAGTCTTATCGCTCGGCATGAAACTTCAAGAGCAAGCTCTGGAACTCAGCGGAAAAACGGGCTCACTTTCTAGGCTGCTCAAACAATGGAATGTTTCGTCGGCGCAATTTCCAATTGACCTGAACCTCACTATGAATGGCAAGTCCATGATCATTAAAGGTGAGGTCAGTAAAACTCCTAAAACTCCACCTACGATCAATTTAACCTTGAACTCAAAAGCATTTGACTGGCCCGTCTTGGGGGCATCTCCCAATCACCCTCCGCTGGTTGTAAGCGGCGCTAAGTCAGCAGTAGTCGTGCATCAGACCCAAAAGCCGCAGCCTAAGTACTTATTTAGCAATGAGAGCATTCCTTTTAATCTACTGCCGCAAGCCAAGGGAGAAGTCGTCATGAATATTGGCGAATTAAATTTGCCAAAACGCAAGCCCATTGAAAATCTTCAGGCTACTTTGCAATTGAATGGCAGTGTGATTGACATTCCAAACCTAAGGCTTGAGATGGGTAAGGGTAGTGCTGATTTACAAATTAAGCTCTCTGAGCTAAATACGTCTACCCCCGCACTCACAGCCAGAGGAGTGACGAAGGATTTCACGCTAGAAAATTTACTGGCTAGGCTTGACCCGGGATCCAAGGTGAGCGGAGGCAGTATGAAGATGGCATTTGATGTGAAAACATCTGGGAGTAGCTTGCACCAAATGGCATCAAATTCAAATGGCAAGATTCAGTTGAGTATTCACCAGGCTCGTATGGGTACGAATTTTTTAAATGATGCCGGTGATTTCGTAGTGACACTTTTGGATTCGATGAACCCACTACGTAAAAAAACGAGTGAGACGGTTCTGGAGTGTGCAGTCGCTTATTTATCCATTAACAATGGACAGATCAATATAGCTAAGTCAGTTGGAATTGAAACGGATAGGTTAGATGTGGCTTTAGCTGGCTCTATTGATTTGAAGACGGAGGCTATTAATCTCACTATTGATCCAAAAGAGAAATCAGGTATCACAACAGGCTTGGATTTAACTGGAATGGTAAAGATGGGTGGGACGCTGACAAACCCTCAGGCGGGCATTAATCAAGCTGGAGTAGTGAATAGCGCTGTATCCATTGGACTTGGTTTTTTGACTGGCGGCGCAAGCATTTTGGCTGAGAATGCCAGATCAATGACTTCAAAAAGCCACCCCTGCCGCGATGCACTCCACCCTTGGTCTGATATTTACCCTGGGGCGGAGTAA
- a CDS encoding LLM class flavin-dependent oxidoreductase, whose translation MTNAVPYSILDISPIPEGFTAADALRNSLDVAQHAEALGYTRYWVAEHHNMTGNASSATAVLVGYIAGGTKTIRVGSGGVMLPNHAPLVIAEQFGTLASIYPGRIELGLGRAPGSDQMTARALRRDLLGSDDRFPQDVRELQHYFGPLQEGQVVRAIPGMDTEVPIWILGSSLYGAQLAAHFGLPYAFASHFAPEQLLDAMPTYRELFKPSDKLAKPYCAFLMNVVAAYTDEEAAHLFTTLQQNVIRMRRNTRGQLPPPIENLDDFCEPHEKMTAAHALRCSAVGSLETVRKEMQYWLDQTGANEIIITGQIYDHQARLKSFEIAAEAAKGLRFSSTA comes from the coding sequence ATGACAAATGCTGTCCCATACTCCATTCTAGATATATCTCCGATCCCTGAGGGATTTACCGCTGCGGATGCCTTGCGGAACTCATTGGATGTTGCCCAGCATGCGGAGGCTTTAGGTTATACCCGCTATTGGGTAGCTGAGCACCACAATATGACGGGTAACGCCAGCTCTGCCACTGCAGTCTTGGTTGGCTATATTGCTGGCGGTACAAAAACTATTCGTGTTGGCTCTGGTGGCGTGATGTTGCCAAATCACGCTCCTTTGGTGATCGCAGAGCAATTCGGCACGTTGGCATCTATTTATCCCGGCAGAATAGAGCTGGGCCTGGGGCGTGCGCCAGGGTCAGATCAAATGACAGCTAGAGCATTGAGACGCGATTTACTTGGAAGCGATGACCGCTTTCCACAGGATGTGCGCGAGTTGCAACATTACTTCGGCCCCCTTCAGGAGGGGCAGGTTGTGAGAGCTATTCCGGGTATGGATACTGAGGTGCCGATTTGGATATTAGGCTCTAGCTTATATGGCGCTCAACTGGCAGCTCACTTTGGCTTGCCCTATGCCTTTGCTTCGCATTTTGCACCCGAGCAATTATTGGATGCGATGCCCACCTATCGCGAACTGTTTAAGCCATCGGATAAGCTGGCCAAACCTTATTGCGCATTTCTGATGAACGTAGTCGCTGCTTATACCGATGAGGAGGCAGCCCATCTATTTACGACTTTGCAACAAAACGTTATTCGTATGCGCCGCAATACCCGCGGGCAGTTACCACCCCCAATAGAAAACTTAGATGACTTTTGTGAGCCGCATGAAAAAATGACTGCTGCTCATGCTTTGCGCTGTTCTGCCGTTGGATCTTTAGAGACTGTAAGAAAAGAGATGCAGTATTGGCTCGATCAGACCGGCGCAAATGAAATCATCATCACAGGTCAAATTTATGACCATCAAGCTCGCCTGAAGTCCTTTGAGATTGCTGCTGAAGCAGCTAAAGGATTACGCTTTAGCTCTACAGCCTAA